A portion of the Bufo gargarizans isolate SCDJY-AF-19 chromosome 7, ASM1485885v1, whole genome shotgun sequence genome contains these proteins:
- the LOC122944258 gene encoding 2-epi-5-epi-valiolone synthase-like, giving the protein MPAGDLYSFTHVKGATKAETDKKRATHRECQLIQVKNTWCCVESGQEIPTTWNEDQVVVSQAKISETTTESGVSWTVKAPIYFRYKVIETQNLLDPNNMTLLYGHVFESQEVEVYQKKIQKRFVVVDMAVEKLYGSKIRKYFETNNVTYKILALETTEETKSMELVLTILEEVLKFGIDRRNEPIIAIGGGVCLDVVGLAASLYRRRTPYIRVPTTLLSYVDASVGAKNGVNFCNCKNKLGTYVPPAATFLDRSFIQTVPRRHISNGLGEILKMALMKHKGLFELLEQHGKFLLDTKFQSRNGLANHGDAALTTTRIAIQTMLEELAPNLWEDELERLVDYGHVISPELEMKVLPALMHGEAVNIDMAFMTYVSYERGFITVEEKRRTIQCMRTLELPVWHKDCTLPLIKKALVERFKHSGGKLRLPLPTGLGTAEIFNELKEETMKRAYENWTEECQGLSTQIKIS; this is encoded by the exons ATGCCTGCAGGAGATCTGTACAGCTTTACCCATGTAAAAGGGGCAACCAAGGCTGAAACTGACAAAAAACGGGCCACGCATAGAGAATGCCAGCTCATCCAGGTGAAGAACACTTGGTGTTGTGTGGAAAGTGGGCAAGAAATTCCAACAACTTGGAATGAAGATCAAGTGGTTGTTTCCCAGGCCAAAAT AAGCGAGACTACAACGGAGTCTGGTGTCTCCTGGACCGTGAAAGCACCCATTTACTTCCGTTATAAAGTGATAGAAACCCAAAATCTCCTAGATCCCAATAACATGACCCTCCTTTATGGCCACGTGTTTGAGTCACAAGAAGTTGAGGTTTACCAAAAGAAGATCCAGAAGCGGTTCGTTGTGGTGGACATGGCTGTGGAAAAGTTATATGGCTCCAAAATTAGAAAGTATTTTGAGACCAATAACGTCACTTATAAAATCCTTGCTCTGGAGACAACAGAAGAAACCAAGTCAATGGAGCTTGTTTTGACCATACTTGAAGAAGTCCTAAAATTTGGAATTGACAGACGCAATGAACCAATCATAGCCATCGGAGGTGGGGTTTGCTTAGATGTTGTTGGTCTTGCTGCCTCTCTTTACAGGCGTCGAACGCCATACATTCGAGTTCCCACAACTCTTCTGTCCTATGTGGATGCCAGTGTGGGTGCAAAGAATGGAGTGAATTTCTGCAACTGTAAGAACAAGCTGGGAACCTACGTTCCTCCGGCGGCGACCTTTCTTGATAGATCTTTCATTCAGACTGTCCCACGACGTCATATTTCCAATGGTCTTGGAGAAATCTTAAAG ATGGCTTTAATGAAACATAAAGGGCTATTTGAGCTGCTGGAACAACACGGAAAGTTTCTTTTAGACACTAAGTTTCAATCCAGGAATGGTCTTGCTAATCATGGCGATGCTGCCCTAACAACCACAAGAATAGCCATTCAGACAATGTTGGAAGAGCTGGCTCCTAACCTGTGGGAGGATGAACTTGAAAGACTGGTGGATTATGGACATGTCATAAGCCCAGAGCTTGAAATG AAAGTCCTTCCAGCTCTAATGCATGGAGAGGCCGTGAACATTGATATGGCTTTCATGACATATGTCTCTTATGAAAGGGGATTTATCACAGTTGAAGAAAAAAGACGTACAATACAGTGCATGAGAACCTTGGAGCTTCCGGTCTGGCACAAGGACTGTACCCTGCCACTCATAAAGAAGGCATTGGTAGAGAGGTTCAAACACAGTGGTGGAAAACTGCGGCTTCCTCTCCCTACTGGACTTGGAACTGCAG AAATCTTCAATGAACTAAAAGAAGAAACCATGAAAAGAGCTTATGAGAACTGGACAGAAGAATGCCAAGGGTTATCAACGCAGATCAAGATTTCATGA